One Panicum virgatum strain AP13 chromosome 3N, P.virgatum_v5, whole genome shotgun sequence DNA segment encodes these proteins:
- the LOC120665611 gene encoding mannosylglycoprotein endo-beta-mannosidase-like isoform X2: MDERRRPRHRAGDAAQEQADPRPLLWAEQPGHRRHRRRREGVLHLLVLHHVPVCPGNQHVTLNFQGINYSAEMYLNGHKEVLPKGMFRRHNIDITDILHPDGNNLLAVLVHPPDHPGRIPPQGGQGGDHEIGKDVATQYVEGWDWMCPIRDRNTGIWDEVSISITGPVNIMDPHLVSTFHDDFKRSYLHCTLQLENKSSWIADCTLKIQVSTELEGNICLVEHLQSYAIRIPPHSDVEYTIPPLFFYKPNLWWPNGMGKQSLYNVEINVDVKGFGESDSWSHYFGFRKIESTIDDSTGGRIFKVNGEPIFIRGGNWILSDGLLRLTKKRYMTDIKFHADMNFNMLRCWGGGLAERPDFYHFCDVYGLMVWQEFWITGDVDGRGIPVSNPNGPLDHDLFLLCARDTVKLLRNHASLALWVGGNEQVPPVDINKALKSDLKLHPMFASSQASDSQEKHLSEESTDPSKYLDGTRVYVQGSMWDGFANGKGGFTDGPYEIQYPESFFKDSFYKYGFNPEVGSVGVPVAETIRATMPPEGWSIPIFKKRIDGYIEEVPNPIWGYHKFIPYSKPGKVHDQIELYGHPKDLDDFCAKAQLVNYTQYRALLEGWTSFMWTKFTGVLIWKTQNPWTGLRGQFYDHLQDQTAGFYGCRCAAEPIHVQLNLASYFIEVVNTTADELADVAVEISVWDLDGTSPYYKVTEKIVIPPKKVKQIMEMKYPKMKDAKPVYFLLLKLFRLSDNGILSRNFYWLHLPGKDYKLLEQYQQKRIPLQIYSEISVSGTKHQVRMIVENKSTKPVAESIHPASATNDQGDVSGSHNTGKETTREGNESGGLWSKIRSGLGVLRSSDNLRTLEVKGTDSGIAFFLHFSVHTSGSSTTMEKYNDTRILPVHYSDNYFSLTPGEKTSIDISFEAAPGSGPRVVLRGWNHHLDHTVMI, from the exons atggatgagcgccgccgtccccggcaC CGTGCTGGGGACGCTGCTCAAGAACAAGCTGATCCCCGACCCCTTCTATGGGCTGAACAACCAGGCCATCGTCGACATCGCCGACGCCGGGAGGGAGTACTACACCTTCTGGTTCTTCACCACGTTCCAGTGTGCCCCG GAAATCAGCACGTGACTTTAAATTTCCAAGGAATAAACTACTCAGCAGAAATGTACTTAAATGGGCACAAGGAGGTACTTCCAAAAGGAATGTTCCGAAGGCACAACATTGATATTACTGATATTCTTCATCCTGATGGTAACAATCTGCTTGCTGTCCTTGTTCATCCTCCTGATCACCCTGGCAGAATTCCTCCTCAGGGAGGCCAAGGTGGTGACCATGAG ATTGGGAAAGATGTCGCTACACAATATGTTGAAGGATGGGATTGGATGTGCCCAATAAG GGATCGAAACACAGGTATCTGGGATGAGGTATCAATTTCCATAACTGGG CCTGTGAATATAATGGACCCCCATCTGGTTTCAACTTTTCATGATGATTTTAAGAGGTCATACCTACACTGTACACTTCAGTTAGAGAACAAAAGTTCCTGGATTGCAGATTGTACCCTCAAAATACAGGTGTCAACTGAACTTGAAGGAAACATTTGCTTGGTGGAACACCTTCAAAGTTACGCAATAAGAATCCCTCCTCACTCAGATGTAGAGTACACCATTCCTCCT TTATTCTTTTATAAGCCAAACCTATGGTGGCCAAATGGCATGGGAAAGCAATCCCTATACAACGTCGAGATTAATGTGGATGTCAAAGGATTCGGAGAGTCTGATTCCTGGAGCCATTATTTTGGATTCCGCAAGATCGAGAGTACAATTGATGATTCTACTGGTGGGAG GATCTTCAAGGTAAATGGTGAACCTATTTTTATCCGAGGAGGGAACTGGATATTGTCAGATGGTCTTCTTCGGTTAACAAAGAAACGATATATGACTGACATCAAGTTCCACGCTGACATGAACTTCAATATGCTTCGCTGTTGGGGTGGCGGATTAGCAGAGAGGCCTGATTTTTATCATTTTTGCGATGTCTATGGCCTGATG GTTTGGCAGGAATTTTGGATAACTGGAGATGTCGATGGCCGAGGAATTCCCGTGTCAAACCCTAATGGCCCTTTGGACCATGATCTCTTTCTTCTATGTGCTAGAGATACTGTCAAATTACTCAGGAATCATGCTAGTCTAGCTTTATGGGTTGGTGGTAATGAGCAGGTCCCACCAGTCGACATCAACAAAGCACTGAAGAGTGATTTGAAGCTACATCCTATGTTTGCAAGTAGCCAGGCATCAGACAGTCAAGAAAAACATTTATCAGAAGAATCAACTGACCCTAGTAAATACCTTGATGGTACTCGTGTATATGTCCAAGGATCAATGTGGGATGGTTTTGCCAATGGGAAAGGCGGCTTCACTGATGGTCCATATGAGATTCAGTATCCAGAGAGCTTTTTCAAGGACAGCTTCTACAAATATGGGTTCAACCCTGAAGTTGGATCTGTGGGAGTTCCAGTTGCAGAGACAATTAGGGCCACAATGCCTCCAGAAGGATGGAGTATTCCAATTTTTAAGAAAAGAATCGACGGGTACATTGAAGAAGTACCAAATCCAATATGGGGCTACCACAAGTTCATTCCCTACTCAAAACCTGGGAAGGTCCATGATCAGATTGAACTTTATGGACACCCGAAAGACCTGGATGATTTCTGTGCAAAG GCACAATTGGTCAACTACACTCAGTACAGAGCGCTTCTGGAAGGATGGACTTCCTTCATGTGGACAAAGTTTACAGGTGTTCTGATTTGGAAGACACAGAATCCATGGACTGGACTAAGAGGGCAGTTCTATGATCATCTCCAAGACCAAACTGCTGGGTTTTATGGTTGCCGTTGTGCTGCTGAACCTATTCATGTCCAACTGAATTTGGCCAGCTACTTTATAGAG GTGGTAAACACTACAGCTGATGAACTCGCAGATGTGGCTGTTGAAATTTCAGTATGGGATCTGGATGGTACATCCCCCTATTACAAAGTTACCGAGAAAATAGTTATACCACCAAAGAAAGTGAAGCAGATCATGGAGATGAAATACCCGAAGATGAAGGATGCCAAGCCTGTGTATTTTCTGTTACTCAAACTTTTCAGGCTTTCAGACAATGGAATACTCTCCAGAAACTTCTACTGGTTGCATCTTCCCGGGAAAGACTACAAGTTGTTAGAGCAGTACCAGCAGAAAAGGATTCCACTACAAATTTATTCCGAGATTTCGGTCTCAGGCACCAAGCACCAAGTAAGAATGATAGTAGAGAACAAGTCGACGAAGCCAGTAGCAGAAAGCATACACCCAGCATCAGCAACAAATGATCAAGGTGATGTAAGTGGTTCCCACAACACTGGCAAAGAAACTACTCGGGAGGGAAATGAAAGTGGCGGCCTGTGGAGCAAAATACGCAGCGGCCTCGGCGTCCTGAGATCAAGTGACAACCTAAGAACACTCGAGGTGAAGGGGACCGATTCGGGCATCGCATTCTTCCTCCATTTCTCGGTGCACACTTCTGGATCGTCCACAACCATGGAGAAATACAACGACACAAGGATCCTCCCCGTCCACTACTCGGACAACTACTTCTCGCTGACGCCGGGGGAGAAGACCTCCATTGACATCTCGTTCGAGGCTGCCCCGGGGTCCGGTCCCAGGGTCGTTCTCAGGGGCTGGAACCATCATCTGGACCATACCGTGATGATCTGA
- the LOC120665611 gene encoding mannosylglycoprotein endo-beta-mannosidase-like isoform X1 — protein MAAAAVGKRLLDTGWLAARSTEVALTGVQLTTTQPPAADPEPAAPWMSAAVPGTVLGTLLKNKLIPDPFYGLNNQAIVDIADAGREYYTFWFFTTFQCAPSGNQHVTLNFQGINYSAEMYLNGHKEVLPKGMFRRHNIDITDILHPDGNNLLAVLVHPPDHPGRIPPQGGQGGDHEIGKDVATQYVEGWDWMCPIRDRNTGIWDEVSISITGPVNIMDPHLVSTFHDDFKRSYLHCTLQLENKSSWIADCTLKIQVSTELEGNICLVEHLQSYAIRIPPHSDVEYTIPPLFFYKPNLWWPNGMGKQSLYNVEINVDVKGFGESDSWSHYFGFRKIESTIDDSTGGRIFKVNGEPIFIRGGNWILSDGLLRLTKKRYMTDIKFHADMNFNMLRCWGGGLAERPDFYHFCDVYGLMVWQEFWITGDVDGRGIPVSNPNGPLDHDLFLLCARDTVKLLRNHASLALWVGGNEQVPPVDINKALKSDLKLHPMFASSQASDSQEKHLSEESTDPSKYLDGTRVYVQGSMWDGFANGKGGFTDGPYEIQYPESFFKDSFYKYGFNPEVGSVGVPVAETIRATMPPEGWSIPIFKKRIDGYIEEVPNPIWGYHKFIPYSKPGKVHDQIELYGHPKDLDDFCAKAQLVNYTQYRALLEGWTSFMWTKFTGVLIWKTQNPWTGLRGQFYDHLQDQTAGFYGCRCAAEPIHVQLNLASYFIEVVNTTADELADVAVEISVWDLDGTSPYYKVTEKIVIPPKKVKQIMEMKYPKMKDAKPVYFLLLKLFRLSDNGILSRNFYWLHLPGKDYKLLEQYQQKRIPLQIYSEISVSGTKHQVRMIVENKSTKPVAESIHPASATNDQGDVSGSHNTGKETTREGNESGGLWSKIRSGLGVLRSSDNLRTLEVKGTDSGIAFFLHFSVHTSGSSTTMEKYNDTRILPVHYSDNYFSLTPGEKTSIDISFEAAPGSGPRVVLRGWNHHLDHTVMI, from the exons atggccgcggcggccgtggggaaGAGGTTGCTCGACACGGGCTGGCTCGCCGCGCGCTCCACCGAGGTCGCGCTCACCGGCGTCCAGCTCACCACCAcccagccgccggccgccgaccccgaacccgccgcgccatggatgagcgccgccgtccccggcaC CGTGCTGGGGACGCTGCTCAAGAACAAGCTGATCCCCGACCCCTTCTATGGGCTGAACAACCAGGCCATCGTCGACATCGCCGACGCCGGGAGGGAGTACTACACCTTCTGGTTCTTCACCACGTTCCAGTGTGCCCCG TCAGGAAATCAGCACGTGACTTTAAATTTCCAAGGAATAAACTACTCAGCAGAAATGTACTTAAATGGGCACAAGGAGGTACTTCCAAAAGGAATGTTCCGAAGGCACAACATTGATATTACTGATATTCTTCATCCTGATGGTAACAATCTGCTTGCTGTCCTTGTTCATCCTCCTGATCACCCTGGCAGAATTCCTCCTCAGGGAGGCCAAGGTGGTGACCATGAG ATTGGGAAAGATGTCGCTACACAATATGTTGAAGGATGGGATTGGATGTGCCCAATAAG GGATCGAAACACAGGTATCTGGGATGAGGTATCAATTTCCATAACTGGG CCTGTGAATATAATGGACCCCCATCTGGTTTCAACTTTTCATGATGATTTTAAGAGGTCATACCTACACTGTACACTTCAGTTAGAGAACAAAAGTTCCTGGATTGCAGATTGTACCCTCAAAATACAGGTGTCAACTGAACTTGAAGGAAACATTTGCTTGGTGGAACACCTTCAAAGTTACGCAATAAGAATCCCTCCTCACTCAGATGTAGAGTACACCATTCCTCCT TTATTCTTTTATAAGCCAAACCTATGGTGGCCAAATGGCATGGGAAAGCAATCCCTATACAACGTCGAGATTAATGTGGATGTCAAAGGATTCGGAGAGTCTGATTCCTGGAGCCATTATTTTGGATTCCGCAAGATCGAGAGTACAATTGATGATTCTACTGGTGGGAG GATCTTCAAGGTAAATGGTGAACCTATTTTTATCCGAGGAGGGAACTGGATATTGTCAGATGGTCTTCTTCGGTTAACAAAGAAACGATATATGACTGACATCAAGTTCCACGCTGACATGAACTTCAATATGCTTCGCTGTTGGGGTGGCGGATTAGCAGAGAGGCCTGATTTTTATCATTTTTGCGATGTCTATGGCCTGATG GTTTGGCAGGAATTTTGGATAACTGGAGATGTCGATGGCCGAGGAATTCCCGTGTCAAACCCTAATGGCCCTTTGGACCATGATCTCTTTCTTCTATGTGCTAGAGATACTGTCAAATTACTCAGGAATCATGCTAGTCTAGCTTTATGGGTTGGTGGTAATGAGCAGGTCCCACCAGTCGACATCAACAAAGCACTGAAGAGTGATTTGAAGCTACATCCTATGTTTGCAAGTAGCCAGGCATCAGACAGTCAAGAAAAACATTTATCAGAAGAATCAACTGACCCTAGTAAATACCTTGATGGTACTCGTGTATATGTCCAAGGATCAATGTGGGATGGTTTTGCCAATGGGAAAGGCGGCTTCACTGATGGTCCATATGAGATTCAGTATCCAGAGAGCTTTTTCAAGGACAGCTTCTACAAATATGGGTTCAACCCTGAAGTTGGATCTGTGGGAGTTCCAGTTGCAGAGACAATTAGGGCCACAATGCCTCCAGAAGGATGGAGTATTCCAATTTTTAAGAAAAGAATCGACGGGTACATTGAAGAAGTACCAAATCCAATATGGGGCTACCACAAGTTCATTCCCTACTCAAAACCTGGGAAGGTCCATGATCAGATTGAACTTTATGGACACCCGAAAGACCTGGATGATTTCTGTGCAAAG GCACAATTGGTCAACTACACTCAGTACAGAGCGCTTCTGGAAGGATGGACTTCCTTCATGTGGACAAAGTTTACAGGTGTTCTGATTTGGAAGACACAGAATCCATGGACTGGACTAAGAGGGCAGTTCTATGATCATCTCCAAGACCAAACTGCTGGGTTTTATGGTTGCCGTTGTGCTGCTGAACCTATTCATGTCCAACTGAATTTGGCCAGCTACTTTATAGAG GTGGTAAACACTACAGCTGATGAACTCGCAGATGTGGCTGTTGAAATTTCAGTATGGGATCTGGATGGTACATCCCCCTATTACAAAGTTACCGAGAAAATAGTTATACCACCAAAGAAAGTGAAGCAGATCATGGAGATGAAATACCCGAAGATGAAGGATGCCAAGCCTGTGTATTTTCTGTTACTCAAACTTTTCAGGCTTTCAGACAATGGAATACTCTCCAGAAACTTCTACTGGTTGCATCTTCCCGGGAAAGACTACAAGTTGTTAGAGCAGTACCAGCAGAAAAGGATTCCACTACAAATTTATTCCGAGATTTCGGTCTCAGGCACCAAGCACCAAGTAAGAATGATAGTAGAGAACAAGTCGACGAAGCCAGTAGCAGAAAGCATACACCCAGCATCAGCAACAAATGATCAAGGTGATGTAAGTGGTTCCCACAACACTGGCAAAGAAACTACTCGGGAGGGAAATGAAAGTGGCGGCCTGTGGAGCAAAATACGCAGCGGCCTCGGCGTCCTGAGATCAAGTGACAACCTAAGAACACTCGAGGTGAAGGGGACCGATTCGGGCATCGCATTCTTCCTCCATTTCTCGGTGCACACTTCTGGATCGTCCACAACCATGGAGAAATACAACGACACAAGGATCCTCCCCGTCCACTACTCGGACAACTACTTCTCGCTGACGCCGGGGGAGAAGACCTCCATTGACATCTCGTTCGAGGCTGCCCCGGGGTCCGGTCCCAGGGTCGTTCTCAGGGGCTGGAACCATCATCTGGACCATACCGTGATGATCTGA